A section of the Clostridium omnivorum genome encodes:
- the recX gene encoding recombination regulator RecX, with protein MEKTITKIEVQKRNKNRVSVFLNHEYMFSCSSELVYSYKLKVGNKVDLEYLKELAQEDNFLCCKNDAMRVIEKSYKTEKEMYDKLINKGYDESVVKKTIEFLKSYSFVDDLKYTELYIKEKIRSQGNNKIKYSLLKKGIDEKLVKEKLSQVDSDIEYSVAETLAIKKYELIKKTEKDCRKQYKKLGDYLIRNGYDSEIVSSIVKKTVVNDNSNEDIHEKDSGEISLLAQKRLKVLMKSEQDQKKLYKKLADYLLRRGYRWEDVKSSLKELMDNVDFEE; from the coding sequence TTGGAGAAAACTATTACTAAAATAGAAGTGCAAAAGAGAAATAAAAATAGGGTAAGTGTGTTTTTGAATCACGAATATATGTTTTCATGCAGCTCGGAATTAGTGTATTCCTATAAATTAAAAGTGGGCAATAAGGTTGACTTAGAATATTTAAAGGAATTGGCTCAGGAAGATAATTTTTTATGCTGTAAAAATGACGCTATGCGCGTTATAGAAAAAAGCTATAAAACGGAAAAGGAAATGTATGATAAGCTTATAAACAAAGGCTACGATGAGTCAGTAGTAAAGAAAACTATAGAGTTTTTAAAAAGCTACAGCTTTGTGGATGATTTAAAATATACTGAGCTATATATTAAAGAAAAAATAAGGAGTCAAGGGAATAACAAGATAAAATATTCCTTGTTAAAAAAGGGAATTGATGAAAAGCTAGTAAAGGAAAAGCTAAGTCAAGTAGACAGTGACATTGAATATTCAGTTGCTGAAACACTAGCTATAAAAAAATATGAACTGATTAAGAAGACTGAAAAAGATTGTAGAAAACAATATAAAAAGTTGGGTGACTATTTAATAAGAAATGGTTATGATTCTGAGATAGTAAGCAGCATAGTAAAGAAAACAGTGGTTAATGATAACAGTAATGAAGATATTCATGAAAAAGACTCAGGAGAAATAAGTTTGCTTGCTCAAAAGAGATTAAAAGTGCTCATGAAGTCAGAGCAGGATCAAAAGAAATTATATAAGAAGCTGGCAGACTATCTATTAAGACGAGGTTATAGATGGGAAGATGTAAAGTCATCACTAAAAGAATTAATGGATAATGTAGATTTTGAGGAATAA